A genomic segment from Amycolatopsis camponoti encodes:
- a CDS encoding aldo/keto reductase, which produces MHTRTLGRTGPAVSALGLGLMGMSDLYGPADETESVATIHAALDSGVTLLDTGDFYGMGHNEMLLRDALRGRNRDKAVISVKFGALRGPDGAWLGNDSRPEAVKTFLAYSLRRLGTDHIDVYRPARLDPAVPVEDQVGALAELVRAGYIRHIGLSEVGAGTLRRAAAVHPISDLQIEYSLLSRGIEADILPAARELGIGVTAYGVLSRGLLSGHWTPSRELTAGDFRGHSPRFQGENLEHNLALTDALGKLAAGKGVTTAQLAIGWVAAQGADIVPLVGARTRARLAESLGADLALTPADLAEIEAAVPAGAASGDRYAAALLDHLDSEK; this is translated from the coding sequence ATGCACACCCGCACCCTCGGCCGGACCGGTCCGGCCGTCAGCGCCCTCGGGCTTGGCCTGATGGGTATGTCCGATCTGTACGGCCCGGCTGATGAGACCGAGTCGGTCGCCACCATCCATGCCGCTCTTGACAGCGGCGTCACCTTGCTCGACACCGGTGACTTCTACGGCATGGGCCACAACGAAATGCTGCTGCGGGACGCCCTGCGCGGCCGCAACCGGGACAAGGCCGTGATCAGCGTCAAGTTCGGGGCGCTGCGCGGCCCTGACGGGGCCTGGCTCGGCAACGACAGCCGTCCGGAGGCCGTCAAGACGTTCCTCGCCTACAGCCTGCGGCGGCTCGGCACCGACCACATCGATGTCTACCGGCCGGCCCGGCTCGACCCCGCCGTGCCGGTCGAAGACCAGGTCGGGGCGCTGGCCGAGCTGGTCCGGGCCGGCTACATCCGGCACATCGGCCTGTCCGAGGTCGGCGCCGGCACCCTGCGCCGCGCCGCCGCCGTGCACCCGATCTCCGATCTGCAGATCGAGTACTCGCTGCTCTCACGCGGGATCGAGGCGGACATCCTGCCGGCCGCCCGCGAGCTGGGTATCGGCGTCACCGCGTACGGCGTCCTCTCGCGTGGCCTGCTCAGCGGGCACTGGACGCCGTCGCGGGAGCTGACCGCCGGTGACTTCCGCGGCCACAGCCCGCGGTTCCAGGGCGAGAACCTCGAGCACAACCTGGCCCTGACCGACGCACTCGGCAAGCTCGCCGCCGGCAAGGGCGTCACCACCGCGCAGCTCGCCATCGGGTGGGTCGCCGCGCAGGGTGCGGACATCGTCCCGCTCGTCGGCGCCCGCACTCGTGCCCGGCTCGCCGAGTCGCTGGGCGCGGACCTGGCACTCACGCCCGCTGACCTGGCGGAAATCGAGGCCGCTGTCCCGGCCGGGGCCGCGTCCGGCGATCGCTACGCCGCCGCCCTGCTCGATCATCTGGACAGCGAGAAGTAG
- a CDS encoding glycoside hydrolase family 15 protein: MIRWKALLACAGAGVLLSGALPATAQATGTATDCCGSGASWATGNKSALGTSTTTTSPLWFTVADGVTSEVFYPRADVPNMQDMQFVITDGSTFVDLERDATNHVVTMPDEKALQYTVTNTAKSGKYRITTDYATDPSRPTLMRNTRFQSLDGGSYRLYLLANPSMAGGGANDNAWWDGTGLLASGTETLFGGTATTVVSALRVSTGFTAHDNGYSGAASDCLTDLRADKNLNNQFDNISGPGNVVQCGQIPVGTDTTFTTALGYGATTAAATSTATGSLSSGFSATATSYRQGWNSYVASLKPAPASVSSDTQRRRAYYVAAMALKTAEDKQHPGASVAGLATPWGNFTNGDQLNDGYHRVWGRDLYQQATGLLAAGDSAQAKRMAQFLWNSQWIGSPTAGDGMTYSAGSFPRYSPVSGVAGASAQQLGCCEQLDQDADAILLAWLTGLTDASMYAKVKTTANHIVATGPDTTERWEEQYGKSPSSVAAEIAGLIAAGALARANGDTASATTWESTADSWRTSLAGWTVTTSGYWGGRTYYERLDRAGNPNDGSTICFDEGCFYEHDVTDFGFLDLVRLGIRPANDATIANSVAPTAAASDGNSAMQVTTPNGDVYFHRYPHDNYGESTSTCNGWPAGGAQRFGRLWPVLSGERGQYELANGRSAAVYLKSMADSANDGYFVPEQVWDRADVGCFGLGRPTGSAGPLMWAEGQYLRLAQSMDAGHNLDTPSIVQARYPF; encoded by the coding sequence ATGATCAGGTGGAAAGCACTGTTGGCCTGCGCCGGAGCGGGAGTCCTGCTATCCGGCGCCCTACCCGCCACAGCCCAGGCCACGGGCACAGCCACAGACTGCTGCGGCAGCGGAGCATCCTGGGCCACGGGCAACAAGTCAGCCCTCGGCACATCGACGACAACAACCAGCCCGCTCTGGTTCACCGTCGCGGACGGCGTGACATCCGAGGTCTTCTACCCCCGAGCCGACGTCCCGAACATGCAGGACATGCAGTTCGTCATCACGGACGGCAGCACATTCGTGGACCTGGAGCGAGACGCCACGAACCACGTGGTGACCATGCCCGACGAGAAGGCCCTCCAGTACACGGTCACGAACACGGCGAAGAGCGGCAAGTACCGCATCACCACCGACTACGCAACCGACCCGTCCCGCCCCACCCTCATGAGAAACACCCGCTTCCAATCCCTGGACGGCGGAAGCTACCGGCTGTACCTCCTGGCCAACCCCTCCATGGCCGGCGGAGGAGCGAACGACAACGCCTGGTGGGACGGCACCGGCCTCCTCGCCAGCGGAACCGAGACGCTCTTCGGCGGCACAGCCACGACAGTGGTCTCAGCGCTGCGAGTCTCAACCGGCTTCACAGCGCACGACAACGGCTACAGCGGCGCGGCGAGCGACTGCCTGACCGACCTGCGAGCCGACAAGAACCTGAACAACCAGTTCGACAACATCTCCGGCCCCGGCAACGTAGTCCAGTGTGGACAGATCCCGGTCGGCACGGACACGACGTTCACGACAGCGCTGGGCTACGGCGCCACGACGGCGGCCGCGACATCGACCGCGACCGGATCGCTGAGCAGCGGCTTCTCCGCCACAGCGACGTCCTACCGCCAGGGCTGGAACTCCTACGTAGCCTCCCTGAAACCCGCGCCCGCCAGCGTTTCGAGCGACACGCAACGCCGCCGCGCCTACTACGTCGCAGCGATGGCCCTCAAGACAGCGGAAGACAAACAGCACCCCGGCGCAAGCGTCGCGGGCCTGGCCACACCCTGGGGCAACTTCACGAACGGCGACCAGCTGAACGACGGCTACCACCGTGTCTGGGGCCGCGACCTCTACCAGCAGGCAACGGGTCTCCTGGCCGCCGGCGACAGCGCCCAGGCCAAGCGAATGGCCCAGTTCCTCTGGAACTCCCAGTGGATCGGCAGTCCGACCGCAGGCGACGGCATGACCTACTCGGCAGGGTCCTTCCCCCGCTACAGCCCGGTTTCCGGTGTAGCGGGAGCCAGCGCTCAGCAACTCGGCTGCTGCGAACAACTCGACCAGGACGCCGACGCGATCCTGCTGGCCTGGCTGACCGGCCTCACGGACGCCTCGATGTACGCCAAGGTCAAGACGACCGCGAACCACATCGTCGCGACCGGCCCGGACACCACCGAACGCTGGGAAGAGCAGTACGGCAAATCACCGTCGTCGGTGGCCGCCGAGATCGCCGGGCTGATCGCCGCGGGCGCCCTAGCCCGAGCGAACGGCGACACCGCGAGCGCGACGACGTGGGAGTCCACCGCGGACTCCTGGCGCACCTCCCTGGCCGGCTGGACCGTGACGACGTCCGGCTACTGGGGCGGGCGCACGTATTACGAACGCCTCGACCGTGCGGGCAACCCCAACGACGGCTCGACGATCTGCTTCGACGAAGGTTGCTTCTACGAACACGACGTGACCGACTTCGGCTTCCTCGACCTGGTCCGGCTCGGCATCCGCCCCGCGAACGACGCCACGATCGCGAACTCGGTCGCCCCGACCGCGGCGGCGTCCGACGGCAACTCGGCGATGCAGGTGACGACGCCCAACGGCGACGTCTACTTCCACCGCTACCCGCACGACAACTACGGCGAGAGCACCTCGACCTGCAACGGCTGGCCGGCGGGCGGAGCGCAGCGGTTCGGGCGGCTGTGGCCGGTGCTGTCGGGGGAGCGCGGCCAGTACGAGCTGGCCAACGGCCGCTCGGCGGCGGTGTACCTCAAGTCGATGGCGGATTCGGCCAACGACGGCTACTTCGTGCCCGAGCAGGTCTGGGACCGTGCCGACGTCGGCTGCTTCGGCCTGGGCCGCCCGACCGGCAGCGCGGGGCCGCTGATGTGGGCCGAGGGCCAGTACCTGCGGCTCGCGCAGAGCATGGACGCGGGCCACAACCTCGACACGCCGTCGATCGTCCAGGCTCGCTATCCCTTCTGA
- a CDS encoding TetR/AcrR family transcriptional regulator — MATKTATDTRERILEAAAALLVAEGRDGLSTRAVSAAAGVQPPALYRLFGDKDGLLDAVAAYGFDEYLTSKRELGSTGDAVEDLRRGWNLHVEFGLSRPEFYVLMYGDARPGRTSPAAREAEAMLRSIVERVAEAGRLRVSVERAARLVHATGMGVVLNLIATPEQDRDPELSATARETVLTRILTDAEEPAGSDLPQRAIALRAGLEGAESLTKAERVLLEEWLNRIADA, encoded by the coding sequence ATGGCAACGAAGACGGCAACGGACACCCGCGAGCGCATCCTCGAAGCAGCGGCGGCGCTCCTGGTGGCAGAGGGGCGCGACGGCCTCTCGACCCGCGCGGTGAGCGCGGCGGCAGGTGTCCAGCCGCCGGCGTTGTATCGCCTCTTCGGAGACAAGGACGGCCTGCTCGACGCGGTGGCGGCGTACGGGTTCGACGAGTACCTGACGAGCAAGCGCGAGCTGGGTTCGACGGGCGACGCGGTCGAAGACCTCCGCCGAGGCTGGAACCTCCACGTCGAGTTCGGGCTGTCGCGCCCAGAGTTCTACGTGCTGATGTACGGCGACGCACGCCCAGGCCGAACGTCACCGGCCGCCCGCGAGGCGGAGGCGATGCTGCGAAGCATCGTCGAGCGCGTCGCGGAGGCGGGCCGCCTGAGGGTGAGCGTGGAGCGCGCGGCCCGGCTGGTGCACGCGACGGGCATGGGCGTGGTGCTGAACCTGATCGCCACCCCGGAGCAGGACCGCGACCCAGAGCTGTCGGCAACGGCAAGGGAGACGGTACTGACCCGAATCCTCACCGACGCAGAGGAGCCGGCGGGGTCAGACCTGCCCCAACGCGCGATAGCGCTGCGCGCAGGTCTCGAAGGAGCGGAGTCGCTGACCAAGGCAGAGCGCGTACTGCTGGAGGAGTGGCTGAACCGCATAGCGGACGCGTAA